Part of the Xenopus tropicalis strain Nigerian chromosome 3, UCB_Xtro_10.0, whole genome shotgun sequence genome, TGAGTATTATTCTTTTGCTTTTTAGCCATTTCAGTGAAAATGTTACTAATCTTGTGATTTTAGTCTTGCCTAACCTACCATtgccaaaaaatatatgtataactttacttATAAAGCGTTACAAGGAtactcagtgctgtacaatcttacaatgtacataaatacacacagggaggacaagtattataataaatttcATAAATAATAAGAAATACACAGAGATGATGTGCCATGTAGCAATACagaatgaggtccctgccccatggaAATTATTATCCCCCAAAAAAACTCATTTTGTGTTTCACCACTTTAAAATAAGCCATTAAGGGGCATGGGGTATTGACAAAGATGATGTTACACATCAGGTTTTACCAGGAATAATACCCTAAGTGTACCCCTAGCTTGTACAGATGGAAATCTGTGCTAATATAGGCATCCTcttgtactgagcacaattctgcaggatcACTTACGTGTACCCTGGCATTTTTAAGCCACTCACATGCAATTATGATAGATGTTTTATCAGAATCAATTCACAGTTTCAGCATCACTTTAATGtcagatatatgtatatagttgGAATAATTCTGATTCAttgctatatatttataaaagaaaaccaTTCTGTTGATTACAGGGGAGGTACTTTCTTAAAAGTAGGGAATTTACTTTGCTTTTAACAGTACTTTTATACATCATACCCTGTGTCAGCTGCCTCTCCATCCCTAGAAAAAAAAGTGCTATTGTTGATATATTGACTTAGGGACATATgaattacagtgtgtaagccaacatcactggtctTTGCTTTTGTTATCTAGCTTGTAGATGACCattcaaatccaattgctgattgattgctatggacaacaagatgttggcttacacactataattaaTTTGCCCCATTAACTATCCTCCAGTTCTTTCCCATGAGCTATTATCTTTGTTACGTTGCATTAGTTTAGTGGGTGCCTAAGGGGAAATTGCCCCTAGATGGATCCACCCTAAACACGTCTGTGTATAAACTCCTCAAACACTATCAGTCACAAGGGGAGGGAGCCAATTAGACAAACGGAGTCGCACCTCTGGCTGAGATGTGTTTCATACACACAACttgttacattttctattttagaacaTGGTGCTTGCCTTTTTCCACCTAAAACAGACAGATATAAATCACAGTTTCTGCTTTCAGATGAATTAGCTGTAACTTATTCCTTGAGAATTTCCCCAGTGCTGTGCATTTCCGAAGATACTTATTCAAGCCCATTTTCTCTTTTGTGGCATTCGCTTTGAAGATATTCTTCCCAATCAGAGCGCATTCATATTGCTTAAAATTAGCTTTGCTAAATCTGTCTCAGAAGTGAGCATGGGATTTTGTTTATAGTAACGCATTTTATAACAGAGGCATTTTGTGATCACTGTTTCCTAAATCTCCCCTTATTCTGAGATGGAGAATATTATCCTTATTATCAGAGCACTAATTACACAAAAGATGCTTGTGGCTCTGGAAAGGGCTAAGGAAGTAGCACCTGCTTAAGACAAGTGTTAATTCAAATACTCCATTGTGATTTTACTTAGCACTTTGCAACACTGCTGCAAAACTGGTGTTTTAATGCAAGATTCGTCTGTCCTAAATGAGTCCTAAATCTTATGAAAATTTCTAATGTTACTCCTATGTGATagataggcaccatctctcctatcccacagccacagtcccttcccagaggctattatcccactgctactataggcaccatctctccctactatacctgctatcccacagccacagtcccttcccagaggctattatccccactgctactataggcaacatctctccctattatacccactatcccacagccacagtcccttcccagaggctattatcccactgctattataggcaccatctctccctattatacctgctatcccacagccacagtcccctcccagaggctattatccccccactgctactataggcaccatctctccctactatacctgctatcccacagccccagtcccttcccagaggctattatccccccactgctactataggcaccatctctccctattatacccactatcccacagccacagtcccttcccagaggctattatccccccactgctactataggcaccatctctccctactatacctgctatcctacagccacagtcccttcccagaggctattatccccccactgctactataggcaccatctctccctactatacctgctatcccacagccccagtcccttcccagaggctattatccccccactgttactataggcaccatctctccctactatacctgctatcccacagccacagtcccttcccagaggctattatcccactgctactataggcaccatctctccctattatacctgctatcccacagccacagtcccttcctagaggctattatcccccccactgctactataggcaccatctctccctactatacctgctatcccacagacacagtcccttcccagtggcaattatcccactgctactataggcaccatctctccctactatacctgctaagtatatactgtttatatatataatgggaaACATTTGAGACACGACATTAGCATGTCTCATAAAGACACAACGCtacgcattagaactgctttcaggtaacctattgtttcttctactcccatgtaactggaggagtcccaagccggactttgatttcttactattgagtgctatactgatacctactgggagctgctatcttgctcccttcccattgttctgctgatcggctgctggaaggggggggggatattactcacacatttactaaaatgtgactAAAATGTATCCAAACATGGGTCACATGGttgtgaagaatatggctagccccatgtgaaatttaaaaattaaatataaaaaaatctgtgtttttgaaaaacagatttcaatgcaggattctgtaggagaagctctattaactcatgtttttcgaaaaaaaaaaaaacatgttttcccattacagtattcctttaagcacacTACACATTCAATGTTAGGAGAACTTTTCCATTAAAGAATTTGGCACAGTGTATGTCTACTAAAAAGAACCTAGGTCacaatgtatgaccagctttagcaGGACATGCCATGACAAAGACAGCAATTGCCCTAGGCCCTGGGATAGGTACAAATTGCATGAATTACAACTCCCAAAAGCCCCCAGAAAGCCTTCATCCTTTGGGGGAGGCGCTGGGTGTTGTAGATCAAGACCATCTGGAGGAAGGCGCTAGTGACATTCCTGTTGTGTTGTGTCATGCACAAATGTTCACAATTATTATTTAGGTAGTTGTGATACCCTCTCATCCCTCCCCTCTACCAACTAAATACACAAGGCAGCCTGTCTTGCTGATAGATGTGCTTGTCTTTCATCCGATACAATAAATAACCCTGTTGCAGTCTCTTAAGGATCCTATGTTAATTAATATTCTACACGTTACATACAACCTTATTAATTAAACCGTGCATTGTTAAGATGAAACCCTGTAGGAGGACTGATTATTCTTTGACGCTACTGATTTATTTCATTGAAGAAAAGACAGAGAAAGGGTGAGAAAGAAAAACGGAAAATGTATGTGTCCGTTGGCTATAGCATTGCTTCCGTGTATCTGGGTTAAGCTTGTTGATTAATGGTTATGAATTATTAACAGGAACTGAGTGAATCATGTAACTTGGGGTTTTGTGGAGTGCAGCATGATTACAAGGCCCACATATAAGTAGATTAGAAATTTTTCTTGTGCTTAGGGCTAATATACCAACCTATACCAACCTTGAGGTACAGAAGTATATTGACTGTGAAGATTCCTGTCAACTTAGTTTTTTCCCATGGAGTCTTTGACTGGCTATTTGATGGTGACAAAGAGGGAAAGTACAGAGTGGGCAGATGAAATATCAAGCAAGCTCAGTAAGCACCTACAGCAGCTTACGCCAAGCATGTGTAGGGCCACAAACAACAGGGGGCAACTGGAATCTTGAAACATAGAGCACAACTTCAAAGGGGATATGAAATGAGCTTTCTACAATGCACTACATTTATAGGCCACAAGAGGAAGGCACAAAAAGCTGACAACTAAGAGCATTTGCTAAGGCCAAACCAGGGGTTTTCAGCCCCTGGAAATTGAGTGTCATCAGTCGTACAGATGAGTATGTATGGGGCTGAAATTGTGCTTGGGATAAAAAACAGTGTATGACAGACAGTTAATGTTAATCAGCATTAGCAGTTTTGGGTTTGCTGAGTTGGCAGATATATATCATTGTAAAAAACACCACATGCCAACTGGGATTATGCCTCATAGGGCAACCTCTATAAACATTAGGAGGCTCTTTGCAAATGTATAAATACCACATAGCAGCTTGGGTAGAACGGTAATTTTGTCATTAGATGCTGCTAAAGCGTTTGAGTGGATCTCTTTACAGGAGGTGCTTTCTAGATTTGGTTTTGGTAATAGGTTTATAGCTTGGGTACAACTACTATATCATAGTCCATTAGCTAAAGTATGTACAAATACCTCGGCCTCTGAACCATTTTTGTTTGAAAGGGGTACTAGGCAGGGTTGCCCCCTGTCACCTGGGTTATTTGCACTGGCCATAGAAGTGCTGGCAAATGTCATCCGGTCAGATGAGGAAATAGTAGGCCGCAAATATGGGACTATTGAGGAGAAAATTGCACTATACGCTGATGACATGTTGTTGTTCTTAGCAGACCCAGGAGAATCTCTGAAAAAGACATTTGGAAGTTTTTCAGGATTGCTCATAAACTGGAGCAAATCTCATATATTTCTACTTGATACTGCTTCCCCACATTATCAATCACCTAATCAGCCCCTTCAGTAGGTTAATGATTTTCAATACCTTGGCATTTCTTTTCCTAAAGACCATAGGCAATATCTGAGAAACATATTGATGGAAAGCACTTCCCTTAACACCACTGGGCAGGGTGGCTAtatgtaaaatgattttcttgccacaactgttatatatatttcaaaactcCCCAGTCTATGTACCTAAGAAAGTGTTTTCAAATCTGGATTCTGATATCTAAACATTTATATGGGCAGGGAAAAACAGCAGACTGTCGTAGCCAGCAATGCCAGTATTCAATGAGGTGTGGCTCCCCCAGACTGGAGATCTTACTATCTGGCATCTCAGTTGTAACACATACTAGTATGGATGAGATGTGATAAAATGAAGGCATCCTATAATATCCTTAGTGCCCGCTGGGGCCAAGAAGCAGTACCTTCTCAGGTATTCTTAGAAACATTAGATAATTTTGCATGCCCTCTCCCAATTATTGGGACCTTATTTCGGGTGTGGGAAGCCACATTAGTACTCATACTGTACCAGGCAGTCTCCCCAAACACTCCATTATAGGAAAATGGCAAGTATAAAAGTCCAGACTTGCAAAACTTTTGGCAATCCCAAGGAGTACAATTTATTGATGATTTGTTTGTAGATGGGATATTTAAACCCTTTCATCAGATGAGGGCTGATTTTGATGTAACTCCAAATGCATGGCTTCATTATTACCAACTCAAACATGTAGTCTCCTGTTCCAATTTCTAAATCACATGTGGAAAACATACTGAACTACTTAGAAAATATAGGAAGAACTCTTTCATGGATTTGTTCTATCCTTTAGAAACAAATGGGAGCTTTGTATCCCAGACCTGGATGATGAGAAATGGGATAAAGTCCTGGAAGCCCCCAGTCTTGTATCATTTAATGCCAAGAGTAGATTCATCCAAATTCTTATCATACACCAGGCATACTCCTGTTCGTATGTGTAAAGCCAACATGCGGTCTAATAATAACTGTCCTAAATGCCAATCACCAGGTGCAAATTTCTTACACCTTATGTGGAGGTGGCCCGCAGTTGCTCAATTCTGGAGTAATATCTGCAGATTTGTATCCGTGTCCACTACAATACCAGTCCAGGTATCTAATGTGTTGCTCTTCAGGTGACCCCCCTACTGATGTGTGTGGAAAAACCTTTTGCGGGAGCATCTTACCTTGGCACGTTTGGTACACCCAAAGGAGTATACCTGATAAATTTGACCAGGTTTGGCAATGTTGGCTGGGCTCTTTAGATTTGGAGGACACCCCACATTAAGACCAATATTTTATCACTTTATATTGTTGCAATGTTATTCTTCATTGTGCTTCTATTGATAACAGCATGTAAAATCAAAAAAGCAATCAACTGTGTATACCCATCTATTCTTTTGTTTatctatttgtttgttttttgttaatgtttatattaaaagcaacaaaaaagactataaaaaacaaaacaaaacaccacGTGCCTTAATGATATGGAGGGCTGGGCAAGCATTTAGGAAAGATTACCTTCCTGAAGTGTGTGCCTGAAGTGTGTACCTTGGTTCTGTGGGGCCATAATTTGATGCTACACAAAGGTTGTCGTCAAGGACATACTGTTATAGAACTCATTCCAAATTCATAATAATTTAGACAGAACATAAATCGTATTTAAATTTGCATTATTCAAGTGGTGTAATCTAAGTCTGTTTTATGTTCATCCTACTCTTTTTATCTCAATAGGAGGTGAAACCCATAGTCATCATGGGTGAAGCTCAGGACTCCTCCTTCCTTCTTGTAAAGATTTTGGAAGATTTAGACTCTAAGCAAAACTCTGTCTCCTACCAAGACCTCTGCAAATCTTTGTGTGCTCGCTATGACTTACCGGAACTGGCCAAGTTGCGCAGCCTTCTGTACTACACAGCATGCCAAGATCCTAGCTTTCCAGCAAGTCTCTTTCGAGACAAGATGCGAAATGCTGCAGAAAATCAGCAGTCCAAGAAAATAATCGCAGCTGCCGATATAGTTACTATTTTTAATCTGATACAGATGAATGAAGGAGTTGCCAAAGACAAACTTCCTATTCAACAGCAGTCGAATCAAAAAGAAACAATGGAGTCAGACACTGATGGTTACAGTGGAACGGACATAGCCCCTCACAAGGAAACTCAGAATACCAGTCGGAGTTATTCCATAACTAGGACCTCCAGTTGCCATAAAGAAGAGAGAGAAGGGTGCCACACATTCCTCCCAGAACCAAATTTCCTGCTTGGTGTTAAAAAAGATGGAAATGTTAGAGCTGGATCCTTGGACAGACTGCAGACCTTAGACTCTTATCCCATGGTTACTCCCCAATCCTGTGAAATGCAAAGTACCTACTTCCCTAGCCAGCCACTTTCTGAGCCAGAATCCCTGCCGCCCACACCAAACGAGGAACCATTTAGGCTCTCATCTTCTAGTGGACAAAGGAGAAATATTTTTAAGGATGATTTCCATAACACGAGAATATCTCCTACCCTAAAAAAGAATGAAGGTAAAATAAGCCCCAAGACTGTGTTCTTTAACCACAGTTTTGAGATGCCATACAGTTCCCACTATCTGAACACAGTTTATTCTTCCACAGAGGATTTTCGTAGGGTGAAGCATGAGAGTTTAGATGATCTTCAGGCCTCAACTTACTTTGGACCCTCTCCTGGGCCTGGATCACAAGACCTAAAAAGAATGTCAAACAAGCCAAAACAAGTCACATCAAAGCCAGTCAAGAGCTGGAGTCTAAACAATGAAGAAGTGCCAGACTTTGAGCGTTCCTTTTTTAACCGAAAAGAGACAAATTTCTGTTACCCTAGCACTGCCTTGGTACAGAGCAGTAGCTTTGTATCAGTTCCAGAGCGACATCATTCTTTCTTACCTGAGTTGGGATTAAaggcaaatgggaaaaaattttgTGAGCCTCAAGATGTGGAAAAACAGGAGTCAATAAGAAGATTTAGAGAAAAGAATACAAAACTTCCTGCTTGCCAGTTTAGCATAGATAAAACAGAAAGTGTAGGAACCCAGACAGAACAGTCTGACTCCAAAAAGGCAAAGGAGAATGTTCCAGCTAATTGTGGCCGGTATACAGAAACAAGGGCTCGTAACCAATCCGAGGCAGATTCTGAAATCATTAGTGACGATATTAGTGATATATTCCGTTTCCTAGATGATATGAGTATTTGTGGTTCTTCTGGAATCCCTCAGTCTTCCTGCTACAACAGTAGTGGATCCTTGGTTCAAGTTCCCAGATTAGAACCTGAGAGCTCTCCTGAACATGGTCCTAACAGAACCAATAAACCAACCAAGGGCCCTCGCGCGGAGACGGTGGAGGAAGAGGAGCTTAAGAGCAGTGTCAGGAAACTTGTTAGAAGGATTGGGGAGATTGAGAAAAAATTGGAGTCACTTTCTGGTGTGCGTGATGAAGTATCTCAGGTGCTGGCCAAACTCAATAAACTGGATGAAAGAATACAGCCCCCACCAGATAAAATGAAAGGGGAGGCCGAGAGTCTGTCTCACAACAGCGATGTGATAAATAGCACCAGAGCCTCCCCCAGTTCATTTCATGATCAAAATATCCACAATGGAAATGGGGAGAGCAAACCTGAGTGCTGTTGCTCTGATATCAATAATACCAGTGAAAGCCTTCGAGTTAAAGCTCTGAAAAAGAATCTCTATAATCAGAGAACGGTACGGTCCTTAAGTGAGGAAATTTCTTCAAGCGAACCTAAGATAGGAAGTGCGTCGCATGACTGCAGGTCTTGGGCATTCCCTAAACAAACCAGCATCTCTGAGGAGGACAAAAAGGACAAAGGGGCTCAGAACAGCAGAGACTGGCACCGCAAGTCCAAAGAGGTAGctttttaatacaatatattatatggaACTTTGTCAGATCTGGTCACCATTATATAACCTCAGGTGCTCTCTAAATGCCAATTagcaaatatatttgtaatagtACCCAAACATTTACAAAAGTTAAACTGTATGAAGCCCGAAAGGGGTAGTTTAGCAAGAGCTGAAGAGCAAACAGTTGCACATCATTAGTTTGGATAGAAATCTATGTGTAAATctatttcaaatgtttttaaactATGTCTGAGGCCCCCTGAGAACAAGTTTCTTACTGTTTTCTGAAAAAGGTGCTTGTGC contains:
- the minar1 gene encoding major intrinsically disordered Notch2-binding receptor 1 — protein: MGEAQDSSFLLVKILEDLDSKQNSVSYQDLCKSLCARYDLPELAKLRSLLYYTACQDPSFPASLFRDKMRNAAENQQSKKIIAAADIVTIFNLIQMNEGVAKDKLPIQQQSNQKETMESDTDGYSGTDIAPHKETQNTSRSYSITRTSSCHKEEREGCHTFLPEPNFLLGVKKDGNVRAGSLDRLQTLDSYPMVTPQSCEMQSTYFPSQPLSEPESLPPTPNEEPFRLSSSSGQRRNIFKDDFHNTRISPTLKKNEGKISPKTVFFNHSFEMPYSSHYLNTVYSSTEDFRRVKHESLDDLQASTYFGPSPGPGSQDLKRMSNKPKQVTSKPVKSWSLNNEEVPDFERSFFNRKETNFCYPSTALVQSSSFVSVPERHHSFLPELGLKANGKKFCEPQDVEKQESIRRFREKNTKLPACQFSIDKTESVGTQTEQSDSKKAKENVPANCGRYTETRARNQSEADSEIISDDISDIFRFLDDMSICGSSGIPQSSCYNSSGSLVQVPRLEPESSPEHGPNRTNKPTKGPRAETVEEEELKSSVRKLVRRIGEIEKKLESLSGVRDEVSQVLAKLNKLDERIQPPPDKMKGEAESLSHNSDVINSTRASPSSFHDQNIHNGNGESKPECCCSDINNTSESLRVKALKKNLYNQRTVRSLSEEISSSEPKIGSASHDCRSWAFPKQTSISEEDKKDKGAQNSRDWHRKSKEVDRQHEIPHLHRMPKSHKESFMVEQVFSPHPYPASLKSHMKSNPIYTDMRLTEMAEVKRTQPSWTIEEYAHNSGEKGRLTALDLQAQESLNPNNLEFWMEDIYTPGYDSLIKRKEAEFRRAKVCKMAALITAAACTVILVIVVPICTMKS